In Brevibacterium pigmentatum, the sequence CTGCTGTGGGGGATAAAGAAACGGTGAATTCTTGCGAGGATTCCCCGAGGCAACCACCAGTCGCATTGTTGAGGTCAGTGCCTGCGGGCCCTGACCACCATCGTGGCGATGCGCACGCGATTGTTCGTGTCCAGTTTGACGTTGATCCGGTTGAGGTGAGTCTTGACCGTAGCCAGACTCATGAACGTCTCCTCGGCGATCTCCTGATTCGACAGGCCGTCGGCCACGAGTTCGGCGATCTGACGCTCGCGGTCGGTGAGCCCTGCCAACAGCTCCACAGCCTCCCGTTGCAGGCGATGGTCGGAGTTCGACCTGACCTTGGCGATGACCTGTCGCATCGACTGCGGAGCAAGAATGGGCTCACCGGCGTGGACCTTGCGGACCGCAGCGGCGAGATCCACAGGACCGATGTCCTTGTGCAGGTATCCGGCGGCACCCGCCTCGAGAGCCCTGAAGAGGTAGTCGTCGCTGCTCATGCTCGTCAGGGACACCACTTTCGGCGGTCGGACGCTGTTGAGCAGGCGCTGGGTGGCTTCGATTCCGCCGATTCCCGGCATCCGTATGTCCATGAGCACGACATCGGGATAGTGCAGAGACGCCTTCTCGATGGACTCTTCCCCGCTCAGCGCCGAGGCAACGACGTCGATGCCGTCGGCGGCCTGGAGGATCCCCCTGATCCCGGTGATGACCATGGGATCGTCATCGACGACCATGACTCGGATCGGGGCGGCTTGGTTCATGAACGTCACAATACCCGAGGCCCATGACACGGATCGGCGCGGCGCGGAAGTCCCTGCTCCGCATCGCCTCAGGTCTGGGGTGAGAGGGACCGAAAGCACACCTGCACACGGAACTCATTGCCGAACACCCCGATCGACGCTTCGCCGCCGAACATCTCGGTGCGCTCGCGGATGCCGACCAGACCGGATCCCGATCCGGTCGATCCCAACTGAGCGTCCTGCGGACCCCGGCGGTGACCGGCCGGTCCCGGTCCGTGATCGGGCGCGCCGGCACCGGCTTCTCTTCCCGGTCCCGGCGCATATCGTGGGCGCGGCGGAACACCGACTGGGCCTGGAGGGCTGGGCAGCGGATTGCTCACCGAGATCTGGATACCGCGGGCCGCCGAGACTGCGATGTCCACCGTCACCGGCAGATTCGGCGCATGTTTCATCGCGTTCGTCAGCGCCTCCTGAACAATGCGATAGGCTGCACGGTCGAGCGCAGGCGGGCACGAGTCCACGTCCTGGATGACGATGAGCGGACGGATGACCGTGCCGGTGGACGCCACGGAGGAGATGAGCTCGGGAATCGCAGCCATCGTCGCGCGGCTCGGAGGGGAAGAATTCTCCTGCCCCGGCTGCGGACCAGCCAGATCGCCGTTCCTCACACCACCCACCAGATGACGCAGATCCTCCAGTGACGCGCGGGCTTCCTCCCGCAGGGCTGACGCCGTCGAAGCGACCTCGGGGTCGGTCTGTGCTCCGACCTCAAGGGCGCCGGTGTGCAGCGAGATCACCGATAGGCGGTGGGAGAGCGTGTCGTGAAGCTCGCGTGCCAAGAGCTCTCGTTCGGACTGCCGCGCGATCTCGGCCGTGAGCGACTCATTGCGCTGTGCTTGCCGTTCGGCGATCGACTCGACCGCTCTCATCCTCCGCGTCCGACGCAGAAGCGCGCCGACCCCCAGCGCCGTACACAATCCGATGACGCCGGCTGCGATCGTGATGATTCTGATCGCCAGGTGCGAATCCTCCGGAGGGATGGTCGCCTCGAGTCCCGTGACCTGTGCCGGGTCGGGCAGGAAGAAGATGCTGAACGGATTGTGCTCCGGCGGTGCCAGACACATCCTCACCGTGGAGAACGCCATCAGTCCGGTACTCACCGCCGAGGCGATGATCGCCTGCCGTCGGGGTGCTCGGATGACGAGGTGGAAGACTGCAATGAGGAGCATCAGCGCATCGCCCCACCCCGCTGTGAGCAGTGCTCCGGCGACGAAAGGCACCCAGGGCCATCTGTGTCGGAGGAAGACGAGTCCCCACACGAGGAACAGCAGCAGGACGGCCACGAGCCCCGTGTCGTTGAGTTCCCCGTCGGAGAAAGCCCAGGCGTTCGCGGTCAGCGCCATCGACGAGGTGAAGAACCCGAAGAGATAGGCGATGACGCCGATGAGGATGCTGCCGGCGATGCGCACACCGCGCGGGATCCTGCGGCGAGGGACGGTTTGTTCTGACACAAGAGAATCGTAACCGCGGGGGCTGACACGCGTAGTCCACCTTCCGGCTGGAGAAGGTCAACCGATCGGCTGGCGGGATCCAGCCCGATTGCGGACGCGCCGAGGCGCGGACGGGACGAAGCTGGAGCAGTCAGCCAGATCCAGCTTCGAAGGAGCGTCATGTCCCATCCCCAGAATCCCCAGAACACCCCGCAGCCGCCGCAGTCTCCACAGCCCCAGCATCAGTGGTCCCCGCAGCACCAGCCCCCTCACAACGCCCAGCACCAGACCTCGCCGCAGAACTTTGGCCCCCAGCAGTGGGGACCGGCACAGAACGCACCGGCCTACGGGACCGGCGGCTACCCGCAGCAGCCCTACGGTCAGAAGCCGCCGAAACAGAAGAAACCGCTGCTCAAACGCTGGTGGTTCTGGCTGCTCGTCGTCATCGTCGTCATCGCAATTGCCAGCGCGCTCGGCGGCGGGGGAGAGGACACCGGCACCTCGGAGAGCGGCTCGTCCGA encodes:
- a CDS encoding response regulator — encoded protein: MNQAAPIRVMVVDDDPMVITGIRGILQAADGIDVVASALSGEESIEKASLHYPDVVLMDIRMPGIGGIEATQRLLNSVRPPKVVSLTSMSSDDYLFRALEAGAAGYLHKDIGPVDLAAAVRKVHAGEPILAPQSMRQVIAKVRSNSDHRLQREAVELLAGLTDRERQIAELVADGLSNQEIAEETFMSLATVKTHLNRINVKLDTNNRVRIATMVVRARRH
- a CDS encoding sensor histidine kinase, with product MSEQTVPRRRIPRGVRIAGSILIGVIAYLFGFFTSSMALTANAWAFSDGELNDTGLVAVLLLFLVWGLVFLRHRWPWVPFVAGALLTAGWGDALMLLIAVFHLVIRAPRRQAIIASAVSTGLMAFSTVRMCLAPPEHNPFSIFFLPDPAQVTGLEATIPPEDSHLAIRIITIAAGVIGLCTALGVGALLRRTRRMRAVESIAERQAQRNESLTAEIARQSERELLARELHDTLSHRLSVISLHTGALEVGAQTDPEVASTASALREEARASLEDLRHLVGGVRNGDLAGPQPGQENSSPPSRATMAAIPELISSVASTGTVIRPLIVIQDVDSCPPALDRAAYRIVQEALTNAMKHAPNLPVTVDIAVSAARGIQISVSNPLPSPPGPVGVPPRPRYAPGPGREAGAGAPDHGPGPAGHRRGPQDAQLGSTGSGSGLVGIRERTEMFGGEASIGVFGNEFRVQVCFRSLSPQT